GACCCATGAGCCCCCACCCGACTCCCGCCGAAGTTGACGAATTCCTTGACGCCACCGTGCTGGTCGACGATCCCGTGCTGAGCGCGGCGCTCGCCGACAGCGACGCGGCCGGCCTGCCGCAGATCGCCGTATCGCCTCAGCAGGGCAAGTTCCTGAGCCTGCTGGTCGCAGCGACCAGGTCTCGTCGCATCCTGGAGATCGGAACGCTGGGTGGTTACAGCACGATCTGGCTGGCCCGCGGCGCTGGACCCGAGGGCCGCGTCACCACCCTTGAGTACGAACCCAAGCACGCCGAGGTGGCCCGCGCCAACGTTGACCGCGCCGGGGTGGGCGATCAGGTCGAGATTCTGGTCGGCGCGGCGCTGGACACCCTGCCGAGCGTCAACGGACCTTTCGACCTGGTGTTCATCGATGCTGACAAGGAGAACAACCCCGGCTACCTGGACTGGGCCGTCAAACTCACCCGATCTGGCTCATTGATCGTGGTGGACAACGTGATTCGCGAGGGTTCGATTCTTTCGCCCGGTGACAACCCCGTGGCCGTAGGCTCCCGCAAGGTCATCGAGTTGATGGGCGAGCACCCGCAACTCGACACCGCGGTGCTGCAGGTGGTGGGCGCCAAACATTGGGACGGCCTGGCGTTTGCGCTGGTGAAGTAGCAAGGCTTGGTCACGGCCCGCGAAGGTGCGCAGAATGCCATTGCTGCGCGGCGTGGCGCGTGCAAACACGCACACTCGCGGTGACGTAGTGGTTAGCCGCAGATCGCGCCGTCGGCTGCCGAGCCCACCAGTTTGACGTACTTGGCCAGCACGCCGGAGGTGTAGCGCGGCGGCAATGGACTGAAACCCTCGCGCCGAGAGGAGAATTCATCGGCGTCGACCAGAACGTCCAGGGTGCCCTTGGCGACGTCGAGGCGAATCTTGTCGCCGTCACGCAGGAAAGCGATCGGTCCGCCGTCGGCGGCCTCGGGCGCGATGTGCCCGACGCACAAGCCGGTGGTCCCGCCGGAGAACCGGCCGTCGGTCAACAGCAGCACGTCCTTGCCCAGGCCGGCGCCCTTGATGGCGCCGGTGATCGCCAGCATCTCCCGCATGCCGGGGCCACCTTTGGGGCCCTCATAGCGGATTACCACCGCGTCTCCGTGGGTGATCGTCCCGTCTTCCAAAGCGTCCAACGCCGCCCGCTCGCGTTCGAAAACCCTTGCGGTGCCTTCGAACACGTCGGAGTCGAAGCCGGCCGACTTGACCACAGCGCCTTCCGGCGCCAGCGAGCCGTGCAGGATGGTGATGCCGCCGGTGGGGTGAATCGGGTTGTCCAACGCCCGCAGCACCTTGCCGTCCGGGTCCGGCGGTGCGATATGCGCGAGGTTCGCGGCCATCGTCTGACCCGTCACCGTCAGACAGTCGCCGTGTAGAAGGCCAGCGTCCAGCAACGCTTTCATGACCACGGGCACGCCGCCGATGTGGTCGACGTCGAACATCACGTGCTTGCCGAACGGCTTGACGTCGGCCAGGTGCGGCACCTTGGCGCCGATGCGGCTGAAGTCGGCGAGCGACAGCTTCACGTCGGCCTCGTGGGCGATCGCCAGCAGATGCAGCACCGCGTTGGTCGATCCACCGAAGGCCATCACCACCGAAATGGCGTTTTCGAAGGCTTCTTTGGTCAAGATGTCGCGGGCGGTGATCCCGCGGCGGAGCAGGTTGATCACCGCTTCACCACTACGGCGGGCGTAGCCGTCGCGCCGGCGATCGGTGGCCGGGGGAGCGGCGCTGCCCGGCAGCGACATGCCGAGTGCCTCGGCGGCGCTGGCCATGGTGTTCGCGGTGAACATGCCGCCGCACGCGCCCTCGCCTGGACAGATGGCCCGCTCGATCGCGTCGACGTCCTCGCGCGACATCAGCCCCCGAGCGCAGGCGCCGACGGCCTCGAAGGCGTCGATGATCGTCACGTCGCGCTCGGTGCCGTCGGACAGCTTGGCGCGTCCGGGCAGGATCGAGCCGGCGTACAGGAACACCGCGGCCAGATCCAGCCGGGCGGCCGCCATCAGCATGCCGGGCAGTGACTTGTCGCACCCGGCCAGCAGCACCGACCCGTCGAGGCGCTCGGCCATCATCACGGTCTCGACGCTGTCGGCGATGATCTCGCGCGAGACCAGCGAGAAGTGCATGCCTTCGTGGCCCATCGAGATCCCGTCGGACACCGAGATCGTGCCGAATTCCAGCGGATAGCCGCCGGCGGCGAACACGCCTTCCTTGACGGCCTTGGCCAGCCGGTCCAGCGACAGGTTGCACGGCGTGATCTCGTTCCACGACGACGCCACCCCGATCTGCGGCTTGGCGAAGTCGTCGTCGTCCATGCCGACCGCCCGCAGCATCCCGCGCGACGCGGCCTTTTCCAGGCCGTCGGTGACCTCGCGGCTGCGGGGCTTGATGTCGATGTTGTCCGCCATGGCGTAAGTATTGCGCGCCGTGCCAGGTCGGCCAAAATCATTAAAATACCCCCAAGGGGTATACGAACGAAGCCGGCGATCTGGCCGTTCACCAGGGTGGCGTGGCGCGCAGGCGGCCCGATCGTTGACAATGGTGGCAACACCGGTGCCGCGCTGACGGCCCGAGCATGATCTTCACGACCAGGATGTTGGAGGGGCAGTGGCACCCACACACGGATACTCGTCGCAGAAAGACAACTACGCCAAGCGGTTACGGCGTATCGAGGGCCAGGTGCGGGGCATCGCCAAGATGATCGAGGACGACAAGTACTGCATCGACGTCCTGACCCAGATCAGCGCGGCCAACAACGCGTTGCAGTCGGTGGCGCTGAACCTGCTCGACGAGCACCTCGGCCACTGCCTCACCCACGCCGTCGCGCAGGGGGGCTCGGAGGCCGACCAGAAGCTCGCCGAAGCGTCGGCGGCGATTGCGCGACTCGTCCGCTCCTGATCTGTCACGGGTTGGGTGCCACCCGTGGTTGAGTAGTGCCCGTGGTGCCAGCTCGTGCCGCCGAAGGGCGAACCGCAATCAGCGGACCCTGGACACCCCGAATTGCCATCCAGCTGGCGGTCCTGGCCGCTGCTGCGTTCACCTACGTCACGGCCGAACTGCTGCCGGTCGGCGCACTGCCCGCGATCGCGCGTGACCTGCACGTCAGCATTCCGATGGTCGGCACGCTACTGGCCTGGTACGCGCTGGTCGCCGCCGTCACGACGATCCCCCTGGTGCGCTGGACCGCGCAGTGGCCACGCCGCCGGGCGTTGTTGCTCTCACTGATCTGCCTGACCGCGTCGCAGCTGATCTCGGCGCTGGCACCCAACTTCGTGGTCCTGGTGTGCGGACGCGCTCTGTCGGCAGTCACCCACGGCCTGATGCTCTCGGTGATCGCGCCGATCGCCACCCGACTGGTTCCGGCCAGCCACTCGGGGCGCGCCACCACCTCCATCTATGTCGGGATCAGCCTGGCCGTGGTGGTCGGTAGCCCAGCGACCGCGGCGATGAGCCTGGCGTGGAACTGGCGGGTGGCTGTCGCGGCGGTGACGGCGGTGGCCGCCGCGGTGACCGTGGCCGCGTGGGCGGTGTTGCCGCCGATGACGTTGCGTGACGACCAGTTGAAGTCGGTCGGCCGGGGCGCCCGGCACCACCGCAATCGACGTCTGGTGATCGTGAGCCTGCTCACCATGATCGCGGTGACCGGCCACTACATCTCGTTCACGTTCATGGCGGTGATCATTCGCGAAGTGGTGGGCATCCGAGGGCCGGACATCGCCTGGTTGCTCTCGATCTACGGGATCGCGGGCCTGGTCGCGATGCCCTTAGTGGCCCGGCCGCTGGATCACCACCCGCGGGTCGCGGCGATCAGCTGCATGGTCGGTCTGTATGTGACGCAGCTCGTGCTGACCGTGCTGGCCTTCCACCGATTCCCCTCGTTGATGACGGCCCTGGTCGGCGTCGTCACTATCGCGCTGTGGGGCGCCTTCGCCAACGCGGTGTCGCCGATGCTGCAATCGGCGGCGATGAAAGCCGGCGCCGACGACCCCGACGGCGCCTCCGGGTTGTACATGGCGGCTTTCCAGGGCGGGATCATGGCCGGCTCGTTTGTCGGCGGCCTGTTCCTGGAGCACGGCGTGCTGGCGATGTTCGCGGCGTCGGCGGCGTTGATCGGCATCGGAGCGGCCGGAATGACGTTCGAGAGGCAGCTCTTCGACGGTCCCACAGCTGACACTTAAGACTGCAGTTCAACGCGCTTTTTGACGCCCGTTTCCAGCCGATTTGGCGGTTGCCGGATTGATATTTCGGTCGCGTGCTCCTGCATACTGGCTCGAGAAGAGTGACTCGAGAGGGAATCACATGTCGCGCTTGTTCAAGGGCTCACTGACTGCTGCGCTCAGTGCAGTGGGAGTGGCCGCTGCGCTGGCGATGGGAAGCGGCGTCGCACTCGCAGACCCGGAACCACCGCCGCCGCCCGCACCCGGAGTGGACGCTCCGGCCCCGCCGCCGCCCGGCGACCCGGCGCCGCCGCCCGCGCCCGCCGACCCGCTGGCCGGCCCGCCTCCGGGCGTGCCCGCGCCGCCGGTCCCCGGTGCGCCTGTGACCGCACCGGGTGATCCCCTGGCGCCGTCGGCGACCGTGCCGGGGGCAACTCCGGTTGCCGTACCGACGTGCGCGTCGACGTGCGCAGGCCAGAACCCGGCGCCCTTTACCGGCCAACCGCCCTTCGTCCCGCCCACCTTCAACCCGGTCAACGGTGCAACCGTCGGGGTGGCCGAGCCGATCATCATCAACTTCGCCCGTCCGATCGCCGACAAGCCGATGGCCGAGCAGGCGATCCACGTGTCGTCCACCCCGCCGGTGCCCGGCAAGTTCTATTGGCTGACCCCCAGCCAGGTGCGGTGGCGTCCCAACAGCTTCTGGCCCGCTCACACCGCGGTGCACGTCGACGCGGCCGGGACCCAGAGCAACTTCGTCGTAGGTGACGCGCTGCAGGCCACCGCCGACGACGCGACGCACCAGCTGGTGATCACCCGCAACGGAACCGTCGAGCAGACCTTCCCGATGTCGATGGGCATGGCCGCGGGCGGTCACCAGACGCCGAACGGCACCTACTACGTGCTCGACAAGAAAGCCAAGGTCGTGATGGATTCGTCCACCTACGGCGTGCCGGTCAACTCGACCTACGGCTACAAGGTCGATGTCGAAGACGCCGTGCAGTTCGACAACAGCGGCGACTACGTGCACAGTGCGCCGTGGTCGGTGGCCGACCAAGGCAAGCGCGACGTCAGCCACGGCTGCATCAACATCAGCCCGACCAACGCCAAGTGGTTCTTCGCCAACTTCGGCACCGGTGATCCGATCATCGTCAAGAACTCCGTCGGCAACTACAGCAAAAACGACGGTTCCAACGACTGGCAGCTCGCGGGTCCCTTGGGCTAGTTCCAGATGCGAACTCGCCGAGCAGGTTCGAGGTATAGCTCGTCGTCCTTGGTGACTCCGAACGCCTCGTGGAACAGGTCGAGGTTGCGGATCACGCCGTTGCAGCGGAACTCCGGCGGCGAGTGCGGGTCGATGGCCAGCCGCCGAATCGCCTCGGCCTCACGGGATTTGGTCCGCCATACCTGCGCCCAGCCGTAGAACACCCGCTGCACGCCGGTCAGCCCGTCGATGACCGGCGCCTCCGCGCCGTTGAGTGACAGCTGGTAGGCGAGCAGCGCGATCGATAACCCACCGAGATCGCCGATGTTCTCCCCGACGGTGAACGCGCCGTTGACGTGATGGGTGGCGTCCAGCCCGCGCGGGGTGAACCCGTCGTATTGGTCGATCAAAGCCTTTGTGCGCACACCGAATTCGGCACGGTCGTCATCGGTCCACCAGTCGACCAGGTTGCCGTCGCCGTCGTACTTGGCGCCCTGGTCGTCGAAGCCGTGGCCGATCTCGTGACCGATCACCGCGCCGATGCCGCCGTAGTTCGCCGCGTCGTCGGCCTCGGCATCGAAGAACGGCGGCTGCAGAATCGCCGCCGGGAAGACGATCTCGTTCATCCCCGGGTTGTAGTAGGCATTGACGGTCTGCGGCGTCATGAACCACTCGTCGCGGTCCACCGGGCCGCCGAGCTTGGCCAAATCGCGGTCGTACTCCAGCGCGTAGCCGCGCTGGTAGTTGCCGTACAGGTCGTCGCGGGCGATCACCAAGCCGGAGTAGTCGCGCCACTTCGCCGGGTAACCGATCTTCGGGGTGAACTTGTCCAGTTTCTCCAGCGCCCGCTGCCGGGTCTCCGGCGTCATCCACTCCAGGTCGGTGATGCTGACGCGGTAGGCCTCGCGCAGGTTGGCCACCAGCTCGTCCATCCGGGCCTTCGCCTCGGGCGGGAAGTGGCGCTCCACGTAGAGCCGGCCGACGGCGTCGCCCATCAAGCTTTCGACCAGCGACACCCCGCGCTTCCAGCGATCACGCAGCTGCTCGGTGCCCGACAGCGTGCGACCGTAGAACGCGAAGTTCTCGTCGACCAGCTCGTCGTTCAGGATCGATGCGCGTCCGCTGATCACCCGCCAGCGCAGCCAGCGCCGCCAGTCCTCGATGTCCTCGCTCTCCCACAGCGATGCGAAAGCGATGAGGGCGTCCGGTTGGCGGACGACGACTTCGGCCGCCTGCTCCGACGTCGCACCCAACGCGCGGAACCACACCGCCCAGTCGAAACCGGTTGCCTTGGAGCGGAGTTCGTCGAAGGTGAACAGGTTGTACGTCAGCTCGGCGTCGCGGCGTTTGACCACGTCCCAGTGCGCGGCCGCGATCTTGGTCTCCAACGCGACGATCTGCTGTGCGGTCGTCGGCCAATCGCCGTCGTGTTCGCCGTAGACCAGCGCGAACATCCGCGCGATGTGCTTCGGATACTCGGCGAGGATCGCCGCGTGCTGCGGGTCGCGGTAATACGACTCGTCGGGCAGCCCTAGCCCCGACTGCGTCAGGTGCAGCAGGTAACGGGCGGAATTCTTGGAGTCGGTGTCGACGTAGAGGCCGGTGCCGCCGCCGATGCCGGTGCGCTGCAGCTCGCCCAGTTCGGCGGCCAGCTCGGTGGGCGTCAACGCAGCGTCGATGCCGGCCAGCTCGTCGAGCAGCGGCCGCACGCCCAGTCCCGCGATCGTGTCGGTGTCCATGAAGCTGGCGTACAGGTCGCCGATGCGCTGCGAGTCGGTGCCGTCGCCGCCGTTGGCCGCGGCGGCCTCGGTGATGAGGTCGCGCACCTGCTCCTCGGCACGGTCGGCCAGCAGCCGGAACGCGCCGTCGGTGGCCCGGTCGGCCGGGATGGCGTAATCCGCCAACCAGCGGCCGTTGACGTGACCGAACAGGTCGTCTTGGGGGCGGGCCGCGTCGTCGACATAGCTCAGGTCAAGGCCCGAGCGGATAGCTTCTACCGTCACGCCTTCATTGTTACCAAAGGCTCGGCGAGACTGCGGGCGGCCCGAGCGCCCGCCCAGCCGGGCATTCGCCAGCAAGCGCCCGCCCAGCCGGGCGGTCGGCCCTAGTACCCTCACGGCCATGCCCGACGACGAGCAAACCCCACCGGCGGCCGACGAGCCCGACGACGCCGCCGCGACGGCGACACCCGCCGGCGGCCGGATGTTCTCGCCCTACGGCCTGGCCTCCGCGGTGCTGGGCGCGTTGTGCGTCGCGGCGATCGCGCTGGGGGCGGTGATCTGGACCGACCACCGCAGCGACGTCGAGGAACGCACCTACCAGAGCCGGGCCATGCAGACCGCCGCCGACTGGACCGGCGTGTTGATCAACATGAACACCGACAACATCAAGGAAAGCCTGCAGAAGCTGCACGACGGCACGGTCGGAGAACTCAACGCCGACTTCGACTCCTCGATCCAGCCGTACCAGCAGGTCGTCGAGCGGCTGCAGTCGCGCAGCCGCGGTGAGGTCGAGGCCGTCGCCGTCGAAGCCGTGCACCACGACCTCGATGCTCAACCGGGCGGGCCCAAGCCGCCCGAGCCGCTGCCGGCGTCCATCGCCCGGCGCAGCGACGCGGTCATGGTCGTCGCCACGTCGGTCAGCGAGAACACCGGTGGCAAGCCCACGACCGTGCACTGGAATCTGCGGCTCGTCGTCTCCGACGTCGACGGCAAGCTGATGATCTCGCGGCTGGAGTCGATTCGATGAGAAACGCCTGGCGGGTGGTGGCTTTCGACGTTCTCGCGCCGCTGGCCGCGATCGCCGCGCTGCTGGCCATCGGCTACGTACTGGCTTGGCCGGTCTGGTGGGTGTCGCTGTGCTCGGTGCTGATCGTGCTGATCGTCGAAGGTGTGGCGGTCAATGTGTATCTGCTTCGGCGAGATTCGGTCACCGTCGGCACCGACGACGACGCCCCCGCTCTGCGCTTCGCCGTCGTCGCGCTGACCACCACCGCGATCGTCGCGGCCGTGCTGACCGGCTACCGGCATTGGGCGACGCCGGACCACGCCCTCAAAGTCGACTCGGCCGAGGTCGTTCGCGTCGCCGTCGACGTCGCCCAGGCGACCGCGACATTCTCACCGTCGGAGCCGATGGCCGCCATCGACAAGGCCGCGGCCATGATGGTGCCCGAACAGGGCAACACGTTCAAGGAGCAATTCGGCAAGGCGACAACGGATTTGGCGAAGCGTAATGTCACCGCCACCGCGGCGGTCATGGAGGCCGGCGTCGAGGCCATTGGACCCAGCGCTGCCGCCGTCGCCGTCGTGATGCGGGCCACCCAGAACGAACCCGGCCAGCCGCCGGACAACGCGGTGTTGGCACTGCGGGTCACGCTGACCAAGCAGGGCGACCACTGGCTGGTGCTCGGTGTCTCGCCGCTCAACCCGCGCTAACGCAGCCGGGCGTGCTCGACCATCAGGCAGCGGTCCATGACCACCTGCAGGCCGGCGGCTTCCGCGTCGCGTCCGACCTTCTCATGCCACAAACCCTCTTGCAGCCACAGGGTTTTCGGGTGCGGGTCGAGGGCGAGCACGTCTGCCAGCACCGAGGGCAGATCGTCGAACCGTCGGAAAACGTCGACCATGTCGGGCACCACGGGCAGGTCGGCCAGGCGCGAATACACCTTCGCCCCGGCGATGTCGCTGATCGTCGGGTTGACCGGAAAGACTTGGTACTGCCCACTTCTGAGCAGATAGCTGTAGATCTGGTTGCTGGGCCGGCTGGGTTTGTCGGATGCCCCGACGACGGCGATGGTTCGCGTGTCGGCGAAGATCTGCCGCAGCGCATGGTCGTCGGGGTTGGCCATCAGTGGCGGCGCGGCGGCCGCTGTGCGGGGCGTGGGACCGGATGCTCGGGCGGCTCGGACGACCGGGCCTTGGCGAAACGGTCCGAGAGCCGGCGCATCCGGATCATCAGCGACGCCGACGGGCTGGCGGTCGCCTCCAGATAGGAGCGCAGGTCGTCGACGTCCACCCCGATTCGGGATGCGAACTCCGGCAGCTTGAGGCCGGACCGCTCGATCAGTACCCGGACGTGACGGGACACCTCGTTGCGCTCGTTGGCTTCCAGGTGGTCGCGGGCCCGGTCGAGGACCTCGGCGAGGGCCTTGGAGATGCCGTAGGGATGCGAGGTCTCCAGCACCTCCTCGACCTGCCGGGCGGTGCGGCCGTAGGGGTCACGCTTGATCGCCACCGCGATCTGCTTCCAGGTGGCGATGTCGCCACCTTCCAGGGCCTGCCGGATGGCTGAGGTCGGCCAGAATTCGACGGGCCGGTCGCCGTCGCGGGGGCGGGCCGGAGGCCGGTGCGGCGCCTGACCATGGCGACGGTCCGCTGCCAACGTCACCTAGCCTCCTCCAACATCGCCACCGCTACCGCCAGGCAGCGCTGCCTGACACTCTCCCAGTTTGCCTTGGTATCGGACTCGGGCCAACCGTCGTTATCAACATCCGACGGATGCGGGTCAGCGAGGCGACGGACCAACTGGCTGGCGATCCACTGCCGACGGGGTGATTGACCAGAGTAATACCTGTCCATACCGGCCAGGACGACCGCGGCGTTCTCGGCATCCATGGTGTCTACCAGTTCGGCGAAATCGGCATAGTCGCGGCTGCTGTTGCGGCTCATGATCAGGTAGCCCTTGAGCCGCAGCGTCTCGGCGCCGGTCGGGATCTGCAGCCGGTCGCCGGTCGGCAGCTGCACGTGGGTGGTCTCCACCGGGCTGCGGCGTGCGAAGCGTGGCTGCTCGGCTTCCGCCTCCGCGGCCTGGGCCGCCAGCGCGTCCAGCGCCACCGCGAGCCGGCCGCGCCACAGCGTGACCGGGTGTACGGGCCGGATCGCGCGGGGCGCCGCCCGGCCCGCGCTGCCGCGGTGCGACAGGCTGCCGACGAACTTGCGGGCCGCCGACTGCGTGCCGTTGTTGCCGTTGGGTGTGCCGATCACGGCCAGCTGACGGGTGGCCGCGCTGGCGACGTAGGTGCTATCCTTGACCTTTTTCACCGGTTCGCCGCTGCGTCCGCAGCCGATGAACGCCAGCGGGTCGGCGACGGTGATCGCGTCAGGCACCATGTTCTTCAATCGGGCCGCGGACTTGAGCACGATCTTCAGGTCCGCACTGGGCACCGCGGGCGCCGAGATGTTGTCGGGAATCATTAGCACATCGCCGAGATCGACTGCAGGCAAAGGCTTTTCGAAGTCGACGGATGGCAGGATGCGTTCCAGCCAGGCGGGCAGCCACCAGTTCCACTCGGCGAATACCGCCATCAGCGCCGGCACCATCACCAATCGCACCACGGTGGCATCGACGGCGATCGCCACCGCGCAGGCCACCCCGATCTCGGCTACCAAAGGCATGCCGGCAAACGCGAACCCGATGAACACCGCAATCATGATCAGCGCCGCGCTGGTGATCGTCCGCGCGCTGGTGCTCACGCCGTAGGCCACCGCGTCGCGGGTGTTGCCGGTCTGCAGGAACCGTTCCCGGATCCGGGTCAGCAGGAAGATCTCGTAGTCCATCGACAGGCCGAACGTCATCGCCAGCACCAACGGCGGAACCGTGCTGTCAATCGAGGTGATCGGCGCAAAGCCCAACTTCTCCAGCCAGCCCCATTGGAACACCATCACCAGGCTGCCGTAGGCCGCGGCCACCGACAGCATCGTCATCACCACGCCCTTGAGGGCCAGAAACACCGACTGGATCGACAGCAGCAGCATCACGAACGCGATCAGAGCGACGAACACCAGCACCAGCCACTGGGTCTTGGACACTTCGTCGTCGAAGTCCTTGATCAGCGCGGTCGGTCCACCGACACTGATCTCCGCCGAGCCGGTCGCGGCCTGGGGGACGTGGGTGCGCATCCAGGAGATGGTGTTGCGGGCGCCGAGGTCCTCGGGGTCCACCGACAGCATCGCCGACAGCATCGCGCTGCTGTTGTCGTCGGCGAACACCGGCGGCGCCACCGAGACGATGTTGGGCGACTTGCCGATCTGGTCGCGGACCGCAGCCAACGTCTGGGCGTGGGTGGCCGACGATGCCTCACCGTTGGGAAAGCTCACCAACACCTGTATCGGGCCGAGCGCACCGGGCCCGAGCGCCTCGGACGCGGCCGACACACCGGCGCGGATTTCGTGCGACGAGTTGAACTGCCGAAGCAGGCTATTGCCCAACACCATCGACAGTGCCGGTATCGCCATCGCCAGCAGCACGGCCGCCGCCGCCGAGGCTGACGCCCACGGCCGGTGCATGACACCGCCGATCCAGTGTGTCCAGAACCGCGACTGCGTGGTCTCGGCGCGCCGCGACCAGTGCAGCACCGACGAACGCTTGGCGGCCGACCGGCCGAACGTGGCGAGCACCGCCGGCGTCATGGTCGTCGACGTCAGCATGGCGACGGCCACCGCGAGGATGGCGCCGGTGGCCATCGACGTCAGGGCCGGAGTGTTGATCAGGTAGATGCCGGTCAACGACGCCACGACGGTCATTCCCGACAGCGCGACGGCCAGCCCCGACGTGGCCATCGCCGCGTCGATCGCCTCCTGCGGCTGACGCCCGGCCCGCAGCTCCTCGCGGAAACGCATCAGGATGAACAGCGAATAATCGACGGCCAGGGCGATGCCGAACATCGACACCGTCGACGTCACGAACACCGACATCACGGTGTAGGCCGACAACAGATAGACCAGGCCCATCGTGATGATCACGGTGACGATGCCGAGCGCGAGCGGGATCGCTGCGGCGGCCAGTGAACCGAACACCGCCAACAACACGATCAGGATGATTGGAAGGTTCCACTGCTCGGCCTTGGCGATGTCGTGTTTGGTGTTGGCCGCCGCGGCCGTGCTCAACGCCCCCTGCCCGATCACATAGAGCCGCACGCGGCCGTCCCGCATCTGGCCCGGCCGTTCGCCCTGGACACCGACTTTGACCCGCAGCTTTTTGGCGGCGTCGCTGGCGCTGTTGTTGGCGGCGCTGTCGAGTCGCAGCGAGACCACATACGGCCGGTCCGGCTGCGGCGACGGCTGCGCGGGGTTGGGCACCACCACGACGTCGGGCTGCTGCTTGGCGACCTGCTGGAGGAACGCGGCGGCCGCCGTCATGTCCTCGTAGCTGGCATCCGCGCGTGGGGCGGCGACCAGCGCCAACGGGGATGTGCCCTGGTCGGGGTAGTGCGCCTCCAGCGCGTCGTGCACCTTCAGCGACTGGGATCCCGGTACCTCGAACCCACCGCCGGTGAGATGACCCGACGAGGTCAGCACCAGGTAGACGGCAGGGATCAGCGCCAGCAGCCAGCCGCTGAAGACCAGCCAGCGACCTCTGCGCAGGCTGCTG
This genomic stretch from Mycobacterium paraterrae harbors:
- a CDS encoding XRE family transcriptional regulator, coding for MTLAADRRHGQAPHRPPARPRDGDRPVEFWPTSAIRQALEGGDIATWKQIAVAIKRDPYGRTARQVEEVLETSHPYGISKALAEVLDRARDHLEANERNEVSRHVRVLIERSGLKLPEFASRIGVDVDDLRSYLEATASPSASLMIRMRRLSDRFAKARSSEPPEHPVPRPAQRPPRRH
- a CDS encoding L,D-transpeptidase, coding for MSRLFKGSLTAALSAVGVAAALAMGSGVALADPEPPPPPAPGVDAPAPPPPGDPAPPPAPADPLAGPPPGVPAPPVPGAPVTAPGDPLAPSATVPGATPVAVPTCASTCAGQNPAPFTGQPPFVPPTFNPVNGATVGVAEPIIINFARPIADKPMAEQAIHVSSTPPVPGKFYWLTPSQVRWRPNSFWPAHTAVHVDAAGTQSNFVVGDALQATADDATHQLVITRNGTVEQTFPMSMGMAAGGHQTPNGTYYVLDKKAKVVMDSSTYGVPVNSTYGYKVDVEDAVQFDNSGDYVHSAPWSVADQGKRDVSHGCINISPTNAKWFFANFGTGDPIIVKNSVGNYSKNDGSNDWQLAGPLG
- a CDS encoding MFS transporter, which codes for MPARAAEGRTAISGPWTPRIAIQLAVLAAAAFTYVTAELLPVGALPAIARDLHVSIPMVGTLLAWYALVAAVTTIPLVRWTAQWPRRRALLLSLICLTASQLISALAPNFVVLVCGRALSAVTHGLMLSVIAPIATRLVPASHSGRATTSIYVGISLAVVVGSPATAAMSLAWNWRVAVAAVTAVAAAVTVAAWAVLPPMTLRDDQLKSVGRGARHHRNRRLVIVSLLTMIAVTGHYISFTFMAVIIREVVGIRGPDIAWLLSIYGIAGLVAMPLVARPLDHHPRVAAISCMVGLYVTQLVLTVLAFHRFPSLMTALVGVVTIALWGAFANAVSPMLQSAAMKAGADDPDGASGLYMAAFQGGIMAGSFVGGLFLEHGVLAMFAASAALIGIGAAGMTFERQLFDGPTADT
- a CDS encoding O-methyltransferase encodes the protein MSPHPTPAEVDEFLDATVLVDDPVLSAALADSDAAGLPQIAVSPQQGKFLSLLVAATRSRRILEIGTLGGYSTIWLARGAGPEGRVTTLEYEPKHAEVARANVDRAGVGDQVEILVGAALDTLPSVNGPFDLVFIDADKENNPGYLDWAVKLTRSGSLIVVDNVIREGSILSPGDNPVAVGSRKVIELMGEHPQLDTAVLQVVGAKHWDGLAFALVK
- the ilvD gene encoding dihydroxy-acid dehydratase: MADNIDIKPRSREVTDGLEKAASRGMLRAVGMDDDDFAKPQIGVASSWNEITPCNLSLDRLAKAVKEGVFAAGGYPLEFGTISVSDGISMGHEGMHFSLVSREIIADSVETVMMAERLDGSVLLAGCDKSLPGMLMAAARLDLAAVFLYAGSILPGRAKLSDGTERDVTIIDAFEAVGACARGLMSREDVDAIERAICPGEGACGGMFTANTMASAAEALGMSLPGSAAPPATDRRRDGYARRSGEAVINLLRRGITARDILTKEAFENAISVVMAFGGSTNAVLHLLAIAHEADVKLSLADFSRIGAKVPHLADVKPFGKHVMFDVDHIGGVPVVMKALLDAGLLHGDCLTVTGQTMAANLAHIAPPDPDGKVLRALDNPIHPTGGITILHGSLAPEGAVVKSAGFDSDVFEGTARVFERERAALDALEDGTITHGDAVVIRYEGPKGGPGMREMLAITGAIKGAGLGKDVLLLTDGRFSGGTTGLCVGHIAPEAADGGPIAFLRDGDKIRLDVAKGTLDVLVDADEFSSRREGFSPLPPRYTSGVLAKYVKLVGSAADGAICG
- a CDS encoding M13 family metallopeptidase; this encodes MTVEAIRSGLDLSYVDDAARPQDDLFGHVNGRWLADYAIPADRATDGAFRLLADRAEEQVRDLITEAAAANGGDGTDSQRIGDLYASFMDTDTIAGLGVRPLLDELAGIDAALTPTELAAELGELQRTGIGGGTGLYVDTDSKNSARYLLHLTQSGLGLPDESYYRDPQHAAILAEYPKHIARMFALVYGEHDGDWPTTAQQIVALETKIAAAHWDVVKRRDAELTYNLFTFDELRSKATGFDWAVWFRALGATSEQAAEVVVRQPDALIAFASLWESEDIEDWRRWLRWRVISGRASILNDELVDENFAFYGRTLSGTEQLRDRWKRGVSLVESLMGDAVGRLYVERHFPPEAKARMDELVANLREAYRVSITDLEWMTPETRQRALEKLDKFTPKIGYPAKWRDYSGLVIARDDLYGNYQRGYALEYDRDLAKLGGPVDRDEWFMTPQTVNAYYNPGMNEIVFPAAILQPPFFDAEADDAANYGGIGAVIGHEIGHGFDDQGAKYDGDGNLVDWWTDDDRAEFGVRTKALIDQYDGFTPRGLDATHHVNGAFTVGENIGDLGGLSIALLAYQLSLNGAEAPVIDGLTGVQRVFYGWAQVWRTKSREAEAIRRLAIDPHSPPEFRCNGVIRNLDLFHEAFGVTKDDELYLEPARRVRIWN
- a CDS encoding metal-sensitive transcriptional regulator, with amino-acid sequence MAPTHGYSSQKDNYAKRLRRIEGQVRGIAKMIEDDKYCIDVLTQISAANNALQSVALNLLDEHLGHCLTHAVAQGGSEADQKLAEASAAIARLVRS
- a CDS encoding CoA-binding protein, translating into MANPDDHALRQIFADTRTIAVVGASDKPSRPSNQIYSYLLRSGQYQVFPVNPTISDIAGAKVYSRLADLPVVPDMVDVFRRFDDLPSVLADVLALDPHPKTLWLQEGLWHEKVGRDAEAAGLQVVMDRCLMVEHARLR